A stretch of Thermodesulfovibrionales bacterium DNA encodes these proteins:
- a CDS encoding metalloregulator ArsR/SmtB family transcription factor has product MKQIIKLMKLFSDPLRLRIFMLLTERELCVCQLMAIVGASQPLVSRNLGLLREAGLLSTRRDGKLLFYRISEDLSQEQKKFINNLKELLKNDPQIRTDRLRIVECEEFQKRTGRCDMNILKRFMQEVHG; this is encoded by the coding sequence ATGAAGCAGATCATAAAACTCATGAAACTCTTTTCAGACCCTCTTAGATTGAGGATATTTATGCTCTTAACTGAAAGAGAACTGTGTGTCTGTCAGTTGATGGCAATAGTTGGGGCATCACAGCCCCTTGTCTCAAGAAACCTGGGATTATTGAGAGAAGCTGGACTTTTATCCACCAGGAGGGATGGAAAATTACTCTTTTACAGGATTTCAGAAGATCTTTCACAGGAGCAGAAAAAATTTATTAATAACTTAAAAGAGCTCCTTAAAAATGATCCACAGATAAGGACTGACAGACTGAGGATTGTAGAATGTGAAGAATTCCAGAAAAGGACAGGCAGATGTGATATGAATATATTAAAAAGATTCATGCAGGAGGTGCACGGATGA
- a CDS encoding TolC family protein translates to MMRVGTYKNKFIIYVFFTITVIFSPEYLNAEKAYTLKEAIEIAIKENHHLRAAGMNLRATEEDISIARSYLLPQLRIEERFMRTDNPAYVFSTKINQERFTPKDLMGAPGTFNNPEPISNFQTVLSVEMPIYVRRAWIGLEISKREYQTASKEFERKKEEIVFEVIRAYLGVRTAKEYVNVAKLGLENAEEHLRIAKKRAEAGLGLQSDVLRAEVGVADAKARLISAEKNLMIAKRALGLLMGLDESVDITDGIDFEHELLEESYYVERALQGKEIKAMELRYENAKRMVSLERSDYIPQIGIGAQYELDDPNTPFGSEGKSWQVMAFLRWDIFSGWRTRAATKKAEYKLKEAGEYLDGLKKSVKFRVHETYSSVLEARANLELARSALEAAQEGRRLIKIRYENNLARIVDLLDSQTALDNARAQLVHKEGSYYEAIARLLFVSNMMDEFIKN, encoded by the coding sequence ATGATGAGAGTTGGGACTTATAAGAATAAATTTATTATTTATGTATTTTTTACAATAACTGTTATATTTTCTCCAGAATACCTCAATGCTGAGAAAGCCTACACCCTGAAAGAGGCTATTGAAATTGCTATTAAGGAAAATCACCATTTAAGGGCAGCAGGTATGAATCTGAGGGCTACTGAAGAGGATATATCAATTGCAAGAAGTTATCTCCTTCCACAGCTAAGGATAGAAGAGCGCTTCATGAGAACAGATAATCCAGCCTATGTCTTCTCAACAAAGATAAATCAGGAAAGATTCACCCCTAAGGATCTCATGGGTGCACCGGGGACATTCAATAATCCAGAGCCAATAAGCAATTTTCAGACTGTTCTGAGTGTGGAGATGCCCATTTATGTTAGAAGGGCATGGATAGGTCTTGAGATATCAAAAAGAGAGTACCAGACAGCGAGCAAAGAATTTGAGAGAAAAAAGGAGGAGATAGTCTTTGAGGTCATCAGAGCCTATCTCGGAGTTCGGACAGCAAAGGAATATGTGAATGTGGCTAAACTGGGTCTTGAAAATGCAGAAGAACATCTCAGGATTGCGAAGAAAAGGGCAGAGGCAGGGCTGGGGCTTCAGTCAGATGTTTTAAGGGCAGAGGTTGGAGTTGCCGATGCAAAAGCAAGACTCATTTCAGCAGAAAAGAATCTCATGATTGCAAAACGGGCACTGGGCTTACTCATGGGTCTTGATGAATCTGTCGATATTACAGATGGGATAGATTTTGAGCATGAACTCCTTGAAGAGTCCTACTATGTTGAGAGGGCGCTTCAGGGCAAAGAGATAAAGGCAATGGAATTAAGGTATGAAAATGCAAAGAGAATGGTGAGTCTGGAAAGGTCTGATTACATTCCCCAGATTGGTATAGGTGCGCAGTATGAGCTCGATGACCCAAATACACCCTTTGGTTCAGAAGGAAAGAGCTGGCAGGTAATGGCATTTCTGAGGTGGGACATATTCAGTGGTTGGAGGACAAGGGCAGCTACAAAAAAGGCTGAGTATAAATTAAAGGAGGCCGGTGAATACCTTGATGGATTAAAGAAATCAGTGAAGTTCAGGGTTCACGAAACATACAGCTCTGTACTCGAGGCAAGGGCAAATCTGGAACTTGCCCGTTCTGCACTTGAGGCTGCTCAGGAAGGCAGGAGACTTATAAAAATAAGATATGAAAACAACCTTGCAAGGATAGTTGACCTTCTTGACAGCCAGACAGCCCTTGATAATGCCAGAGCCCAGCTGGTTCATAAAGAAGGTTCCTATTATGAGGCAATAGCAAGACTTTTATTTGTTAGTAACATGATGGATGAGTTTATAAAGAACTAA